One Bermanella sp. WJH001 genomic region harbors:
- a CDS encoding cytochrome c oxidase subunit 3, with protein sequence MNTPKYYVPARSHWPIFGAVAVFLTLFSMASIIHESSQGHVSAGTFTMAAIAGFLMLYMLFGWFGEVVSEGLRGLNSDQLKRSFRFSMGWFIFSEIMFFAAFFGALFYARMFAVPWLGGEGAKGEANMLWEGFSAHWPLLKTPDMNTYPGAMGIIDAWKLPFLNTVLLIISSLTLTLSHHCLRAKDKSGTLMWLAITLILGVAFMCVQIYEYGHAMNDLNLTLSSGIYGSTFFLLTGFHGAHVTLGGIMIFVMYWRVKNDHFTPDDHFGFEAAAWYWHFVDVVWLMLFTFVYVF encoded by the coding sequence TTGAACACACCTAAGTATTACGTTCCGGCGCGCAGTCATTGGCCAATTTTTGGCGCAGTGGCCGTTTTTCTAACCTTATTTTCTATGGCATCCATTATTCATGAAAGCAGCCAAGGGCATGTGAGTGCGGGCACGTTTACCATGGCGGCCATTGCTGGTTTTTTGATGCTGTATATGTTGTTTGGCTGGTTTGGCGAGGTGGTCAGTGAAGGTTTACGTGGTTTAAATAGCGACCAGCTAAAGCGTTCATTTCGATTTAGTATGGGTTGGTTTATTTTTTCTGAAATCATGTTTTTTGCTGCATTTTTTGGCGCATTATTTTACGCCAGAATGTTTGCAGTGCCATGGTTGGGTGGTGAAGGTGCCAAAGGTGAGGCGAACATGCTTTGGGAGGGGTTCAGTGCCCATTGGCCACTATTAAAAACCCCTGATATGAACACCTATCCTGGTGCCATGGGGATTATAGATGCTTGGAAACTTCCTTTTTTAAATACGGTTCTGTTGATTATTTCAAGTTTAACACTGACGCTCTCGCACCATTGTTTACGTGCAAAAGATAAAAGCGGCACACTTATGTGGTTGGCGATTACTCTAATATTGGGTGTTGCCTTTATGTGTGTACAGATCTATGAATACGGTCATGCGATGAATGACTTAAATCTAACATTAAGCAGTGGTATTTATGGTTCAACCTTCTTTTTGTTAACCGGCTTTCACGGCGCACATGTCACCCTTGGCGGCATCATGATCTTTGTTATGTACTGGCGCGTGAAGAACGATCACTTTACACCAGATGATCATTTTGGTTTTGAAGCAGCCGCTTGGTATTGGCACTTTGTTGATGTGGTCTGGTTAATGCTATTTACTTTTGTGTACGTCTTTTAA
- the ctaD gene encoding cytochrome c oxidase subunit I, with product MSHAIESADHHHGPDKGFLRWVYTTNHKDIGTMYLLLALGSLLIGGTMAFVIRAELFQPGLQLVDPNFFNQMTTMHGLIMVFGAIMPAFVGLANWLVPMMIGAPDMALPRINNWSFWLLPFAFGMLICTLFMDGGAPNFGWTFYAPLSTSYAPPSVTFFIFSVHIMGISSIMGAVNVIVTIFNMRAPGMTFMKMPLFVWTWLITAFLLIAVMPVLAGVVTMMLMDIHFGTSFFDAAGGGDPVLFQHVFWFFGHPEVYIMILPAFGIVSHIISTFSRKPLFGYTSMVWATASIAVLSFIVWAHHMFTVGLPLVGELFFMYSTMLIAVPTGVKVFNWVTTMFRGSMTFETPMLFAIAFVVLFTIGGLSGLMLAIAPADFQYHDTYFVVAHFHYVLVPGALFSILAAVYYWLPKWCGRMYSETLGKWHFWLSFVGVNITFFPMHFVGLAGMPRRIPDYALQFADFNAIVTVGAFIFGMSQLIFVYNVWRTTIGGKGEKATDKVWDDPTGLEWEIPSPAPYHTFQEPPVVK from the coding sequence ATGTCGCACGCGATAGAATCAGCAGACCATCACCACGGCCCAGATAAAGGTTTTTTACGCTGGGTATACACTACCAATCATAAAGACATTGGCACCATGTACTTATTGCTGGCGCTGGGTTCGTTATTGATTGGTGGCACCATGGCATTTGTCATCCGTGCTGAGTTGTTTCAGCCGGGTTTGCAATTGGTGGATCCAAACTTTTTTAATCAGATGACCACCATGCATGGTTTGATCATGGTATTTGGTGCCATCATGCCGGCCTTTGTAGGGTTAGCAAACTGGCTGGTGCCCATGATGATTGGTGCACCGGATATGGCTCTGCCGCGAATAAATAACTGGTCATTTTGGTTGTTGCCGTTTGCATTTGGTATGTTGATTTGTACCTTGTTTATGGATGGCGGTGCGCCCAATTTTGGTTGGACATTTTATGCGCCACTATCTACCAGTTATGCACCACCGAGTGTCACCTTCTTTATTTTTAGTGTGCACATTATGGGGATCAGTTCGATTATGGGGGCGGTGAATGTCATCGTAACCATTTTTAATATGCGCGCCCCAGGCATGACCTTTATGAAAATGCCATTGTTCGTGTGGACCTGGCTAATTACTGCTTTTTTATTAATTGCAGTGATGCCGGTACTGGCTGGTGTGGTAACCATGATGCTCATGGATATCCATTTTGGTACATCGTTCTTTGATGCTGCCGGTGGTGGTGATCCTGTTTTATTTCAGCATGTATTTTGGTTTTTTGGTCACCCTGAAGTGTACATCATGATTTTACCAGCCTTTGGTATTGTCTCTCATATTATTTCAACGTTTAGTCGCAAACCATTGTTTGGTTACACCTCAATGGTGTGGGCAACGGCGTCTATAGCTGTTTTAAGTTTCATAGTATGGGCGCATCACATGTTCACCGTAGGTTTGCCCTTGGTGGGTGAGTTGTTCTTTATGTACAGCACCATGTTAATTGCCGTGCCGACTGGGGTAAAAGTGTTTAACTGGGTGACCACTATGTTCCGTGGTTCCATGACGTTTGAAACACCTATGTTATTTGCCATTGCGTTTGTGGTGCTGTTTACCATTGGTGGTTTAAGCGGCTTGATGTTGGCCATTGCACCTGCGGATTTTCAATATCACGATACCTATTTTGTGGTGGCACATTTCCATTATGTGTTAGTGCCCGGTGCGCTGTTTAGTATTTTAGCGGCGGTGTATTACTGGTTACCTAAATGGTGTGGCCGTATGTATAGCGAAACGTTAGGCAAATGGCATTTCTGGTTAAGTTTTGTGGGGGTGAATATTACGTTCTTCCCAATGCATTTTGTGGGCTTGGCCGGTATGCCACGACGTATTCCAGATTACGCATTACAGTTTGCTGATTTCAACGCCATTGTGACGGTGGGTGCATTTATCTTTGGTATGAGTCAGTTGATTTTTGTGTACAACGTTTGGCGAACGACGATTGGTGGTAAAGGTGAAAAAGCCACTGATAAAGTGTGGGATGATCCAACCGGTCTTGAATGGGAAATTCCAAGCCCTGCTCCGTATCACACTTTTCAAGAACCACCAGTGGTTAAGTAA
- the gap gene encoding type I glyceraldehyde-3-phosphate dehydrogenase: MSIRIGINGFGRIGRLALRVCLERDDIKVVAINDLMSSEYMAYLLRFDSTHGQLRKDIHAKEKFLLINDETINVSHEANPASCYWGEHQCDVVLECTGKFTSLQLASGHIQAGAKKTVISAPSNDAPMYVMGVNHQNYLADQTVISNASCTTNCLAPLAKVLHDKWGIAEGLMTTVHAATASQRTVDGSIENDWRGARSMGNNIIPSSTGAAKAVGKVIPELDGKLTGMAFRVPTTDVSVVDLTIRLTKPADFEDIKLEIKRASEQELNGILAYTEELVVSSDFIHDPHSAIFDANACIALSDQFVKLVAWYDNEWGYANRLVDLAIHASKTQRLS; the protein is encoded by the coding sequence ATGAGCATAAGAATAGGCATAAATGGTTTTGGCCGGATTGGGCGGTTAGCATTAAGAGTCTGTCTTGAACGGGACGATATAAAGGTCGTGGCAATTAATGACTTAATGAGCAGTGAATACATGGCTTATTTACTGCGATTTGATTCTACCCATGGGCAACTGCGTAAAGACATTCATGCCAAAGAAAAGTTTTTATTAATCAATGACGAAACCATTAACGTCTCACACGAAGCCAACCCGGCATCGTGTTACTGGGGCGAACACCAATGTGATGTAGTACTAGAGTGCACAGGAAAATTCACATCATTACAATTGGCAAGTGGGCACATACAGGCAGGCGCAAAAAAAACCGTCATCAGTGCCCCTTCAAATGACGCTCCGATGTACGTCATGGGGGTTAACCATCAAAACTATCTGGCCGATCAAACGGTCATTTCCAATGCCAGTTGCACCACAAATTGTTTAGCACCACTGGCAAAGGTCTTACATGACAAATGGGGCATTGCGGAAGGACTCATGACAACTGTACACGCCGCCACCGCGTCGCAGCGAACCGTTGATGGCTCAATCGAGAATGACTGGCGCGGTGCGCGCTCCATGGGTAACAATATTATTCCAAGCTCAACCGGTGCAGCAAAAGCTGTGGGTAAGGTGATCCCTGAATTAGATGGCAAACTAACAGGCATGGCTTTTCGTGTGCCCACAACCGATGTATCTGTGGTGGACCTAACCATTCGCTTAACCAAGCCCGCAGATTTTGAAGATATCAAATTAGAAATTAAACGGGCCAGCGAGCAAGAATTAAACGGTATTTTAGCTTACACCGAAGAGCTTGTTGTGAGCAGTGATTTTATTCATGACCCTCATAGTGCCATCTTTGATGCCAATGCCTGTATTGCCCTGAGCGATCAATTCGTAAAATTAGTGGCCTGGTATGATAATGAATGGGGTTATGCAAACCGGCTTGTGGATTTGGCCATTCACGCATCCAAAACCCAGCGGCTATCGTAA
- a CDS encoding cytochrome c oxidase assembly protein: MKKMSPWKLSLIPLFMFGFGFAMVPLYDIFCDVTGLNGKSFQVFSGDKNSLINDSGVQRAKLQMLADADSRDLWQFQPENKTMELQAGRLITTYYELTNPYDYPVTIQAVPSVAPGEWAEYLVKIECFCFNQQVVPAKSKLKLPLQVTLSAKAPKEVNHLSLSYRLYQSESLGGTF; the protein is encoded by the coding sequence ATGAAAAAAATGTCACCATGGAAGCTGTCTCTTATCCCTTTATTTATGTTTGGATTCGGGTTTGCCATGGTGCCTTTATATGACATTTTTTGTGATGTGACGGGTTTAAACGGTAAAAGTTTTCAGGTTTTTTCTGGTGATAAAAATTCATTAATTAATGATAGCGGTGTGCAGCGGGCAAAATTACAAATGCTCGCCGATGCCGATAGTCGTGATCTATGGCAGTTTCAGCCTGAAAATAAAACCATGGAATTGCAGGCAGGTAGGTTAATCACCACCTATTATGAATTAACAAATCCGTATGATTATCCTGTCACTATTCAAGCGGTGCCAAGTGTGGCGCCCGGTGAGTGGGCAGAGTATTTAGTTAAAATAGAATGTTTCTGTTTTAACCAACAAGTAGTACCGGCGAAGTCAAAATTAAAGTTACCTTTACAGGTAACGTTAAGTGCCAAAGCTCCCAAGGAAGTGAATCATTTATCACTCTCTTATCGACTTTATCAAAGTGAATCCCTAGGAGGTACATTTTGA
- the coxB gene encoding cytochrome c oxidase subunit II, whose protein sequence is MNRVGISAVSALLLLSTAHSAFAEWGLNMTEGVTQLSQNVHGLHMTIFYICVAIAVVVFGVMLYSIIYHRKSRGAQAANFHESTTVEILWTIIPLIILVVMAIPATQTLIDMYDADDAEIDIQVTGYQWKWRYTYLNEDVDFFSILTTPQEQIDNLEEKGENYLLEVDNPLVVPVDTKIRFLLTAKDVIHSWWVPDLAVKKDTIPGFINESWTVIDKPGIYRGQCTELCGKGHGFMPIVVKAVSKDEYKTWITEQAAVQAAAREVKDMSFEELMAQGEKIYKSNCAACHQVNGSGMPPVFPALAGSKVALGEIADHIDIVLNGKKGTAMGAYAEQLSVSDVAAVVTYERNAWGNDKGDMATPKQVKQQKESGK, encoded by the coding sequence ATGAACCGAGTGGGAATTTCTGCTGTATCCGCTTTACTCTTACTATCCACTGCTCATTCTGCATTTGCTGAATGGGGTCTGAATATGACAGAGGGTGTTACCCAATTAAGTCAGAACGTTCATGGCTTACACATGACGATATTTTATATCTGCGTGGCCATTGCTGTGGTTGTGTTTGGCGTCATGCTATATAGCATTATCTATCATCGAAAAAGTCGTGGCGCTCAAGCTGCCAACTTTCATGAAAGCACAACCGTTGAAATTCTCTGGACAATAATTCCGTTGATTATTTTGGTGGTCATGGCCATTCCTGCCACTCAAACTTTAATTGATATGTACGATGCCGACGATGCCGAGATCGATATTCAGGTCACAGGTTATCAATGGAAATGGCGTTATACCTATCTAAATGAAGATGTGGATTTCTTTTCTATCCTGACCACACCGCAAGAGCAAATTGATAACCTTGAAGAAAAAGGCGAAAACTACTTGCTCGAAGTCGATAACCCTTTAGTGGTGCCAGTTGATACCAAAATTCGGTTTTTATTGACCGCAAAAGATGTCATTCATTCTTGGTGGGTGCCGGATCTTGCCGTTAAAAAAGACACCATTCCAGGTTTTATTAATGAGTCTTGGACAGTGATCGACAAGCCCGGAATTTATCGTGGGCAATGTACTGAGCTATGTGGCAAGGGTCATGGTTTTATGCCGATCGTGGTAAAAGCCGTATCTAAAGATGAATACAAAACGTGGATAACGGAGCAAGCCGCTGTACAAGCCGCCGCCCGTGAAGTGAAAGACATGAGCTTTGAAGAACTCATGGCTCAAGGTGAAAAAATCTATAAGAGTAATTGTGCTGCTTGTCACCAAGTGAATGGTAGCGGTATGCCGCCAGTGTTCCCTGCATTAGCCGGTAGCAAGGTCGCACTTGGGGAGATTGCCGATCATATTGATATCGTACTCAACGGTAAAAAAGGCACTGCCATGGGTGCATACGCAGAGCAGTTAAGTGTCAGTGATGTGGCTGCGGTTGTGACCTACGAGCGTAATGCTTGGGGGAATGATAAAGGTGATATGGCAACACCGAAGCAAGTTAAACAACAAAAAGAATCTGGGAAATAG
- a CDS encoding DUF2909 family protein has translation MLKALILLFLLFSVGALFYGLFHLMTAPKSSETTFNGLKYRVIFAAFTIILIGLFLFLDHYSS, from the coding sequence ATGCTCAAGGCCCTCATTCTGTTATTTTTATTATTCAGCGTTGGTGCATTATTTTATGGTTTATTTCACCTGATGACTGCGCCAAAGAGCTCAGAGACAACCTTTAACGGTTTAAAATATCGGGTTATTTTTGCTGCATTTACCATTATTTTAATTGGCTTATTTTTATTTTTGGATCACTACTCGTCATAA